The following are encoded in a window of Ictalurus punctatus breed USDA103 chromosome 13, Coco_2.0, whole genome shotgun sequence genomic DNA:
- the acsf2 gene encoding medium-chain acyl-CoA ligase ACSF2, mitochondrial encodes MWPKFLAAVRAIGVFSKPPRFLHKTPFLSIQPSCYINVDTPPSVPTLTTSYAHGITSYSLQSLTVGRSLQIRAERNPDREAVVFLEDGIRKTFSEFQNDVDQAAAGLLALGLKKGDRLGMWGPNTYEWILMQFATAKAGIILVSVNPAYQLHELEFALKKVQCKAIVCPTEFKTQKYYDMLRQLCSDIDTASPGGFKSSRLPDLSTVIVTDSKQPGALQWNDLMQAGSSQHYQELEDLQKKINFDDPINIQFTSGTTGNPKGAALTHHNIVNNAYFVGLRVGYEWRRKIKVCLPVPLYHCFGSVGGGIVMAVHGVTLVFPSTAYSGYANLLAMQNEKCTFVYGTPTMYIDMLGQPDLAKFDLSSVEAGIVAGSPCPPEVLKKVMKIMGIKEMTIGYGTTENSPVTFCGFPVDNIERKTETVGCIGHHLEAKVVDPTTGHIVPLETPGELMIRGYCVMLEYWQDEAKTRECITKDRWYKTGDIASLDKFGYCKIEGRIKDMIIRGGENVYPAEIEQFLHTHPKVQEAQVIGVKDERMGEEVCACIKLKAGQECTAEELRTYCKGQISHFKIPRYFTFVKGYPLTVSGKIQKNKLREQTENQLGL; translated from the exons ATGTGGCCGAAGTTTTTGGCAGCTGTGCGCGCGATTGGTGTTTTCTCCAAACCGCCGAGATTCCTCCACAAGACACCTTTTTTATCAATTCAGCCCAGCTG ttacATTAATGTAGACACTCCTCCCAGTGTTCCGACCCTCACCACCAGCTATGCCCATGGCATCACCTCATATTCCTTACAGTCTCTCACTGTGGGCAGGAGCCTGCAGATCAGAGCAGAGCGCAACCCTGACCGTGAGGCTGTTGTCTTTCTGGAGGATGGCATCAGGAAAACATTTTCTGAGTTCCAAAATGAT GTAGATCAGGCAGCTGCAGGCCTATTGGCTCTGGGTCTGAAGAAGGGAGATCGATTAGGCATGTGGGGACCCAACACATATGAATGGATTCTGATGCAGTTTGCCACAGCAAAGGCTGGCATCATTTTG GTATCAGTGAATCCAGCTTATCAGTTGCATGAGTTGGAATTTGCACTAAAAAAG GTGCAGTGCAAAGCAATTGTGTGTCCAACTGAGTTTAAGACCCAgaagtactatgacatgttgaGGCAGCTCTGTTCTGATATAGATACCGCTTCCCCTGGGGGTTTCAAGAGCTCCAG ATTGCCAGACTTGAGTACAGTAATTGTAACGGACAGTAAGCAGCCTGGTGCTTTGCAATGGAATGATCTGATGCAGGCGGGGAGCAGCCAGCACTACCAGGAGCTAGAAGATTTGcagaaaaaaatcaactttGATGACCCTATTAACATCCAATTCACATCG GGAACTACTGGGAATCCCAAAGGAGCTGCTTTGACGCACCACAATATTGTCAACAATGCGTATTTCGTCGGTTTGCGTGTAGGATATGAGTGGAGG CGGAAGATTAAAGTGTGTTTGCCAGTGCCGTTGTACCACTGTTTTGGCTCAGTGGGTGGGGGAATCGTGATGGCAGTACATGGTGTCACACTTGTCTTTCCCTCCACTGCATACAGTGGATATGCCAACCTGCTTGCTATGCAGAATGAGAA ATGCACATTTGTCTATGGCACCCCTACAATGTACATAGACATGCTGGGACAGCCGGACCTGGCCAAATTTGATCTGTCATCTGTTGAAGCAG GAATTGTTGCTGGCTCTCCCTGTCCTCCTGAAGTTTTGAAGAAAGTAATGAAAATCATGGGCATTAAGGAAATGACG ATAGGGTATGGTACCACTGAGAACAGTCCAGTGACCTTCTGTGGCTTCCCAGTTGACAACATAGAGCGAAAGACAGAAACTGTTGGATGTATCGGCCACCACCTTGAg gCAAAAGTGGTTGATCCTACAACAGGACACATTGTTCCTCTTGAAACTCCAGGAGAGCTTATGATCAGAGGTTactgtgtcatgctggaatattggCAAGATGAAGCCAAAACCAGAGAATGCATCACTAAAGACCGCTGGTACAAAACTGG TGATATTGCCAGTTTGGATAAGTTTGGCTACTGCAAGATAGAGGGACGTATCAAAGACATGATTATCCGTGGAGGAGAAAATGTCTATCCTGCTGAAATCGAGCagttcctgcacacacaccctAAAGTCCAGGAAGCACAG GTGATTGGGGTGAAAGATGAGAGAATGGGTGAAGAGGTTTGTGCTTGCATCAAACTGAAGGCTGGACAGGAATGTACTGCAGAGGAGCTAAGGACATACTGCAAAGGCCAG aTTTCCCATTTCAAGATCCCCCGCTATTTTACTTTTGTTAAGGGCTATCCTCTTACTGTCTCAGGGAAA ATTCAGAAGAACAAACTGCGGGAGCAGACAGAGAATCAGCTGGGACTATGA
- the armc7 gene encoding armadillo repeat-containing protein 7 isoform X1: MFNRWCSTGMNRFCASDRLEYLQGLVTEFQDTDSEEAKEQILANLANFAYDPRSMEALRMLQVTELFLDMLTEENENFVEFGIGGLCNLSMDRECRDQILQSGGIPLVTGCLSSHRDETVLSAITTLMNLTTAASRSQTTDSAVVQSMLRFSLTQNPRLSNLATVFLQDYCTQDQVDKARELLQGHSQSAVGIPLPKD; encoded by the exons ATGTTTAATCGCTG GTGTTCTACAGGAATGAATCGATTCTGTGCATCAGATAGGTTGGAATATTTGCAGGGGCTTGTGACAGAATTTCAGGACACTGACAGTGAAG AAGCTAAAGAGCAAATTCTGGCCAACCTGGCCAACTTTGCTTATGATCCACGTAGCATGGAAGCTTTGCGGATGCTTCAGGTCACTGAGCTCTTCTTGGACATGCTAACAGAGGAAAACGAGAACTTTGTGGAGTTTGGAATTG GTGGCCTGTGTAACCTCAGCATGGACCGGGAGTGTCGTGATCAAATTTTGCAAAGTGGAGGAATTCCTTTAGTCACAGGTTGCTTGTCGAGTCACAGAGACGAGACTGTTTTGTCCGCCATCACAACGTTAATGAACCTTACCACAGCAGCATCACGCTCCCAAACCACAGACAGTGCAGTAGTGCAGAGCATGCTGCGCTTCTCACTTACACAGAATCCTCGCCTCAGCAACCTGGCCACGGTTTTCCTGCAGGACTACTGCACTCAGGACCAGGTAGACAAAGCCAGAGAACTTTTACAAGGACACAGCCAGTCAGCTGTTGGAATTCCTCTCCCCAAGGACTAG
- the armc7 gene encoding armadillo repeat-containing protein 7 isoform X2, protein MNRFCASDRLEYLQGLVTEFQDTDSEEAKEQILANLANFAYDPRSMEALRMLQVTELFLDMLTEENENFVEFGIGGLCNLSMDRECRDQILQSGGIPLVTGCLSSHRDETVLSAITTLMNLTTAASRSQTTDSAVVQSMLRFSLTQNPRLSNLATVFLQDYCTQDQVDKARELLQGHSQSAVGIPLPKD, encoded by the exons ATGAATCGATTCTGTGCATCAGATAGGTTGGAATATTTGCAGGGGCTTGTGACAGAATTTCAGGACACTGACAGTGAAG AAGCTAAAGAGCAAATTCTGGCCAACCTGGCCAACTTTGCTTATGATCCACGTAGCATGGAAGCTTTGCGGATGCTTCAGGTCACTGAGCTCTTCTTGGACATGCTAACAGAGGAAAACGAGAACTTTGTGGAGTTTGGAATTG GTGGCCTGTGTAACCTCAGCATGGACCGGGAGTGTCGTGATCAAATTTTGCAAAGTGGAGGAATTCCTTTAGTCACAGGTTGCTTGTCGAGTCACAGAGACGAGACTGTTTTGTCCGCCATCACAACGTTAATGAACCTTACCACAGCAGCATCACGCTCCCAAACCACAGACAGTGCAGTAGTGCAGAGCATGCTGCGCTTCTCACTTACACAGAATCCTCGCCTCAGCAACCTGGCCACGGTTTTCCTGCAGGACTACTGCACTCAGGACCAGGTAGACAAAGCCAGAGAACTTTTACAAGGACACAGCCAGTCAGCTGTTGGAATTCCTCTCCCCAAGGACTAG
- the chad gene encoding chondroadherin gives MQVIRIQLVVFIQFFAIFIVGTESQCPSPCHCHGDLQHVICDNVGLKKIPRITEATRLVNLQHNNLGMLPTGGFSEMKGLVSLHLQHCQIREIATQAFKGLKKLIYLYLSNNEISSIKPGAFEDLTELTYLYLDGNQISSLSKGIFSPMINLFTLQLDNNKIRDLQTGTFVGAKDLRWLHISNNELRSMQPGSLDEVENLATLTLDQNKLSLYPIEAMSKLRVVEELNLSKNPLTFIPDYAFRSFGRYIEKLYLNDMGLEKFSNAAFEGVTALRSLHLENNKLRILPSNLVFTNMQNLTLFNNPWSCTCNLANLRKWMDSSRHRPDAICASPPSQKGKQIRDSTAFSKCKIKKDKKGSHQ, from the exons ATGCAGGTTATAAGAATCCAGTTAGTGGTGTTTATACAATTTTTTGCTATCTTTATAGTAGGTACAGAAAGCCAGTGTCCTAGTCCATGTCACTGTCACGGTGACCTACAGCATGTTATCTGTGACAATGTCGGCCTGAAGAAGATCCCTCGCATCACTGAGGCCACTCGCCTCGTCAACCTGCAGCACAACAACCTGGGTATGCTCCCAACTGGGGGCTTCAGCGAAATGAAGGGTCTCGTCTCCCTGCACCTACAGCACTGCCAGATCCGTGAGATTGCCACTCAGGCCTTCAAGGGCCTCAAAAAGCTCATTTACCTTTACCTTTCGAACAACGAAATCAGCAGCATAAAACCTGGAGCCTTTGAGGACCTAACTGAGCTCACCTACCTTTACCTGGATGGGAACCAAATCTCAAGTCTTTCAAAAGGCATCTTCTCCCCTATGATCAACCTATTTACCCTACAGCTTGATAACAACAAGATCCGAGACCTGCAAACAGGTACCTTTGTTGGCGCTAAGGACCTTCGCTGGCTGCATATCAGTAACAATGAGCTAAGGTCAATGCAGCCTGGCTCTCTTGATGAAGTGGAGAACCTGGCCACTCTCACTCTGGACCAAAACAAGCTGTCTTTATACCCTATCGAGGCCATGAGCAAGCTACGTGTTGTTGAGGAGCTTAATTTGTCCAAGAACCCACTCACCTTCATTCCTGACTATGCATTCAGGAGCTTTGGACGCTATATAGAGAAACTGTATCTTAATGATATGGGCCTGGAGAAG TTTTCCAACGCAGCTTTTGAGGGTGTGACAGCTCTAAGATCTTTGCATCTTGAGAACAACAAGCTGAGGATCCTACCAAGCAACCTGGTTTTTACCAACATGCAGAATCTCACCCTGTTCAACAACCCATGGAGCTGCACCTGCAATCTAGCCAACCTTAGAAA ATGGATGGACTCCAGTCGTCATCGTCCTGATGCAATTTGTGCATCACCTCCAAGTCAGAAAGGGAAGCAAATCAGAGACAGCACTGCCTTTAGCAAGtgcaaaataaagaaagacaagaAGGGATCACATCAGTGA